The following are encoded in a window of Mycoplasma anserisalpingitidis genomic DNA:
- a CDS encoding DUF6088 family protein, translating into MNYKQLIKERIDNFHTNYVFIVNDFYDISGYETIKSTLNRMCKSEYIKRIMNGVYYKPKYFETLDTFSTPSPSKVAEAIARKYNWNIIPAGETSLNILGLSTQVSSKWIYASDGRNIDIKYGNSIIKFKKITNRDISNKSYLSALIIQALKTLGKNKIKEKEIIYLKNKLTDKDKTLLLEECKTTTIWTYQIIRKICEGISV; encoded by the coding sequence ATGAACTATAAACAATTAATTAAAGAAAGAATTGATAATTTTCATACAAACTATGTTTTTATAGTAAATGATTTTTATGATATTTCAGGATATGAAACAATAAAAAGTACATTAAATAGAATGTGCAAAAGTGAATATATAAAAAGAATAATGAATGGTGTTTACTATAAGCCGAAATATTTTGAAACTTTAGATACTTTTAGTACTCCTTCCCCATCTAAAGTTGCTGAAGCTATTGCTAGAAAATATAATTGAAATATAATTCCTGCAGGAGAAACATCATTAAATATATTGGGACTATCAACACAGGTCTCTTCTAAGTGAATATATGCATCTGATGGAAGAAACATAGATATAAAATATGGTAATTCAATAATCAAATTTAAAAAAATAACAAATAGGGATATTTCTAATAAATCTTATTTAAGTGCTTTGATAATACAAGCTTTAAAAACATTAGGAAAAAACAAAATAAAAGAAAAAGAGATTATTTATTTAAAAAATAAATTAACTGACAAAGATAAAACTTTATTACTCGAAGAATGTAAAACAACAACAATTTGGACCTACCAAATAATAAGAAAAATATGCGAAGGTATAAGTGTTTAA
- a CDS encoding MAG4530 family protein, translated as MKTLKDFLIKMSNNNLVVTGSYSYILNFPRLNFQYNDIDYISVGSVKHINFDDNENLILYLNDEFVQKGIFNKTVDFEIFYLSVVPEKYTVVKHGIKTVNKQWCFISKLFQLIRLFCNNSNKEKLTKVLNDLLIISNDLSIKLSRYRKRTIQKNLDIILISSSFLWFYKPSTAIKIELSKTNFYKLITWIRTKASKKKTKVLERYVKLIFWSTKTTTLLNKIKKFINNPSLFIDDFYKFNNNTLLDLHKIHQKFDDTTKIKNYMNSFKMNFKNYKHCKIYFDCFSQIQHEDNFLDIRKMMFISIFKEN; from the coding sequence ATGAAAACTCTTAAAGATTTTTTAATAAAAATGTCCAATAATAATCTTGTTGTTACAGGTAGCTATTCATACATATTAAATTTTCCTAGATTGAATTTTCAATACAATGATATTGATTACATTTCAGTTGGAAGTGTTAAACATATTAATTTTGATGATAATGAAAATTTAATTCTGTATTTAAATGATGAATTTGTTCAAAAAGGAATTTTTAACAAAACCGTAGATTTTGAAATATTTTATCTCTCTGTTGTCCCCGAGAAATACACTGTTGTAAAACATGGAATTAAAACAGTTAATAAACAATGATGTTTTATAAGTAAATTATTTCAATTAATAAGATTATTTTGTAATAATTCAAACAAAGAAAAATTAACAAAAGTTCTCAACGATTTATTAATCATAAGTAACGATTTAAGTATCAAGTTATCAAGATATAGAAAAAGAACTATACAAAAAAATTTAGATATTATTCTAATTTCATCTTCATTTTTATGATTTTATAAACCGAGTACTGCAATTAAAATTGAACTTTCAAAGACTAATTTTTATAAATTAATTACATGAATTAGAACAAAAGCAAGTAAAAAGAAAACAAAAGTACTTGAAAGATATGTCAAATTAATATTTTGAAGTACAAAAACAACTACCTTGCTTAATAAGATAAAAAAATTTATAAATAATCCAAGTTTATTTATTGACGATTTTTATAAATTTAATAATAATACACTACTTGACTTACATAAAATACATCAAAAGTTTGACGATACTACAAAAATAAAAAATTATATGAACAGTTTTAAGATGAATTTCAAAAACTATAAACATTGCAAGATCTATTTTGACTGTTTTAGTCAAATACAGCATGAGGATAATTTTCTAGATATAAGAAAAATGATGTTTATTTCTATATTTAAAGAAAATTAA
- a CDS encoding ATP-binding protein, with product MEIQRPRYLNKLISKKQNGRVKIITGIRRCGKSFLLFTLYCKYLLSTGVKNEQIIKISLDDIQNLKYRNPIELDKYLRDQIVDSTLQYYIFIDEIQFVKEIKNPFFEEDDSKITFVDVLIGLMKIQNVDIYVTGSNSKMLSKDVLTQFRDRGDEIKVYPFSFAEFYSCYEGNKNNAFSDYCIYGGMPHSVVELKTHNQKSEYLKGIFETTYLKDIRERHNISNVETVISSLLDIISSHIGSLTNPSKLEKTFKSEKNITVSQYIISNYLGYFEDAFLIEKAQRYDVKGKKYISTPYKYYFSDLGLRNARLNFRQNEITHIMENVIYNELRMREYNVDVGIVEYNTKDSNGKSLRKQLEVDFIINIGSNRYYIQSALNVDTAEKRLQETESLRRIGDSFKKIVIVKDNIKPIYDENGILYIGVENFLLDESLINY from the coding sequence ATGGAAATTCAAAGACCTAGATATTTAAATAAACTTATTTCTAAAAAACAAAATGGAAGAGTAAAAATAATTACTGGAATTAGAAGATGTGGGAAATCATTTCTTCTATTTACACTATATTGCAAATATCTTTTGTCAACAGGAGTAAAAAACGAACAAATTATAAAAATTAGCTTAGATGATATTCAAAACTTAAAATATAGAAATCCAATAGAGTTAGATAAATATTTAAGAGATCAAATTGTAGATAGTACACTTCAATACTATATTTTTATTGATGAAATTCAATTTGTAAAGGAAATAAAAAATCCATTTTTTGAAGAGGATGATTCAAAAATAACTTTTGTTGATGTCTTAATTGGTCTAATGAAAATTCAAAATGTAGATATTTATGTAACTGGAAGTAATTCAAAAATGCTTTCTAAAGATGTGTTAACTCAGTTTAGAGATCGGGGTGACGAAATTAAAGTTTATCCATTTTCGTTTGCTGAATTTTATAGTTGTTACGAAGGAAATAAAAATAATGCATTCAGCGATTATTGTATTTATGGAGGAATGCCGCATTCAGTGGTTGAATTAAAAACTCACAATCAAAAAAGTGAATATTTAAAAGGTATTTTTGAAACAACTTATCTTAAAGATATCAGAGAACGTCATAATATCTCAAATGTTGAAACAGTAATCAGTAGTTTACTTGATATTATTTCATCTCATATTGGTTCACTAACTAATCCAAGTAAATTAGAAAAAACTTTTAAATCAGAGAAAAATATAACTGTAAGTCAATATATTATTTCTAACTATCTAGGTTATTTTGAAGATGCTTTTTTGATTGAAAAAGCTCAAAGATATGATGTTAAAGGAAAAAAATACATTTCAACTCCATACAAATACTACTTTAGTGATTTAGGACTTAGAAATGCCAGGTTAAATTTTAGACAAAATGAAATTACACATATAATGGAAAACGTGATTTATAATGAATTAAGAATGAGGGAATATAATGTAGATGTTGGTATTGTTGAATATAACACAAAAGATTCTAATGGAAAATCTCTTAGAAAGCAACTGGAAGTTGACTTTATTATAAATATCGGAAGTAATAGATATTATATTCAATCAGCTCTTAATGTAGATACAGCTGAAAAAAGACTTCAGGAAACTGAATCATTAAGAAGAATTGGGGACTCATTTAAAAAAATCGTTATTGTTAAGGATAATATAAAACCAATTTATGATGAAAATGGAATTTTATATATAGGTGTTGAAAACTTTCTTTTGGATGAAAGTTTAATCAATTATTAA
- the ychF gene encoding redox-regulated ATPase YchF translates to MSLKAGIVGLPNVGKSTLFSALTKKQVEAQNYAFTTIEPNVSSVALKDPRIDKLAELINPKKVVYATFDFVDIAGLVEGASKGEGLGNKFLSNIREVDAIIHVVRCFENKNIMHVANSVDPARDQKIINLELILADLETINNVLHRVEKKAKSGDKIAQIEKEAALKIKEKLESEKPAREVDLNEEELKIIKGYQLLTLKPIIYVANLSNEQIVDYKNDTLFNALKNSLEPNTTIIPISVQMESELIQIEDINEAKEFLSMYNVERSGLDILTRESFNLLNLETYFTAGEVEVRAWVYNKGMLAPQCAGIIHSDFEKKFIKAEVISYNDFIEHNGELGAKAAGKMRQEGKNYVMQDGDICHFRFGK, encoded by the coding sequence ATGTCACTTAAAGCAGGAATTGTTGGATTACCTAATGTTGGAAAAAGCACTCTTTTTAGTGCTCTAACAAAAAAACAAGTAGAAGCACAAAATTACGCTTTCACCACTATTGAACCTAATGTTTCTTCGGTGGCATTAAAGGATCCAAGAATTGATAAATTAGCTGAATTAATAAATCCTAAAAAAGTAGTTTATGCAACTTTTGATTTTGTTGATATCGCCGGACTTGTTGAAGGTGCTTCAAAAGGTGAAGGACTAGGAAATAAATTTCTTTCAAACATTAGAGAAGTTGATGCAATCATTCATGTTGTTCGTTGTTTTGAAAATAAAAACATTATGCACGTAGCTAATTCAGTTGATCCAGCCAGAGATCAAAAAATTATTAATCTTGAACTTATTTTAGCTGACTTAGAAACCATTAATAATGTTTTACATAGAGTTGAAAAGAAAGCAAAATCTGGTGATAAAATTGCTCAAATTGAAAAAGAAGCAGCGTTAAAAATTAAGGAAAAATTAGAATCTGAAAAACCAGCTAGAGAAGTTGACTTAAATGAAGAAGAATTAAAAATAATTAAAGGGTATCAACTTTTAACACTTAAACCAATTATCTACGTCGCAAATTTAAGTAATGAACAAATAGTTGACTATAAAAATGATACTTTATTTAATGCACTAAAAAACTCTCTTGAACCAAATACCACTATTATTCCTATTTCTGTTCAAATGGAATCAGAATTAATTCAAATCGAAGATATCAATGAAGCAAAAGAATTTTTAAGTATGTATAATGTTGAAAGAAGCGGTTTGGATATTTTAACTAGAGAATCTTTTAACTTATTAAATCTTGAAACATACTTTACTGCTGGTGAAGTTGAAGTTAGAGCATGAGTTTATAACAAAGGCATGTTAGCACCTCAATGTGCTGGAATTATCCACAGTGATTTTGAAAAAAAATTCATAAAAGCTGAAGTAATTTCATATAATGATTTTATTGAACATAACGGAGAGCTTGGTGCAAAAGCTGCTGGTAAAATGCGTCAAGAAGGCAAGAATTATGTTATGCAAGATGGAGATATTTGCCACTTCAGATTTGGTAAATAA